In Tribolium castaneum strain GA2 chromosome 4, icTriCast1.1, whole genome shotgun sequence, one DNA window encodes the following:
- the LOC663965 gene encoding protein spaetzle: MNGNVIIVLMSLMSPIAAFTDYYNRPTARPRARPHISDTSNRNQYSEATNETIAHMHLDSRSSNSRQQGEDTPIVYPEKPTCDHGLCYNVAGYPKEQIKKILSRSHDMNRYFETSEEVVNLDNRFNTDEMSLCETTIRTIYPEKANNTQKVEKVIVNVEGHKQGIVFETCVNNGKCKFSSNFPTGYTSYCKQKYIHKRLMVLGDDDKFVFDLFEVPSCCICTVSKTN, encoded by the exons ATGAATGGCAACGTGATAATAGTTTTAATGTCCTTG ATGTCCCCCATTGCTGCTTTCACAGACTATTACAACAGACCTACCGCAAGACCACGAGCAAGACCACACATCAGTGATACATCTAACAGAAATCAATATTCAGAAGCTACCAATGAAACAATCGCGCATATGCATTTAGACTCAAGAAGTTCAAACAGCCGCCAACAAG GCGAAGACACTCCCATTGTTTATCCTGAAAAGCCGACTTGCGACCACGGCCTGTGCTACAACGTTGCTGGCTATCCAaaagaacaaataaaaaaaatcctaagtAGATCTCACGACATGAACCGATATTTTGAGACTAGTGAAGAAGTCGTAAACTTAGACAACCGATTTAATACAGACGAAATGTCACTGTGTGAAACTACAATTCGGACAATCTATCCTGAGAAAGCGAACAATACTCAGAAAGTGGAGAAGGTGATTGTCAATGTGGAGGGACATAAGCAAGGAATTGTATTTGAAACGTGCGT GAATAATGGAAAATGTAAATTCAGCAGCAATTTTCCGACAGGGTACACCTCCTACTGTAAGCAGAAGTACATCCACAAGAGATTGATGGTTTTAGGGGACGATGACAAATTCGTGTTTGATCTGTTCGAAGTTCCGTCGTGTTGTATTTGTACAGTTAGCAAAACTAATTAG
- the LOC103315111 gene encoding protein spaetzle yields MVKNCYVFFILVVLAVTVYIAETRPQFKESLEAISKVTEGINDSAITFIKQLTGEALKDDKNKTKTRILFRGDLLGGEFGDQDIIFPDTYQVIFNDVPKIDGPPKCAEGNTFCEDFDSYPYNHVKNVLKRKRVHTDLFGKDELLDERYSITNRNGDFEAFICTSISKTIFPRVGINKNNKWKVIINQEEDGYIQGIRTEICRKEGAACDLIGDRANGYITSCKQKYMLRRMMSLSENGDPVPDTFQLPSACCCSYRKDLSFLSRFGADDVSLRSKGKGK; encoded by the exons ATGGTGAAAAATTGctacgtcttttttattttagtggtGCTTGCGGTAACG GTGTATATTGCAGAGACGCGACCTCAATTTAAAGAGTCGCTTGAAGCCATCTCCAAAGTGACTGAAGGGATTAATGATAGCGctatcacttttattaaacaactaACCGGCGAGGCGTTAAAAGATGACAAGAATAAAACTAAAACCAGGATTTTGTTCCGAG GGGATTTGCTGGGCGGGGAGTTCGGCGACCAGGACATAATATTTCCCGACACGTACCAAGTGATTTTCAATGATGTTCCGAAAATCGACGGTCCTCCCAAGTGTGCCGAAGGCAACACTTTTTGTGAGGACTTTGATTCTTATCCTTACAACCACgtgaaaaacgtgcttaagCGCAAGCGGGTGCATACTGATTTATTCGGCAAGGACGAACTCCTCGATGAGCGCTACAGCATCACCAACAGAAACGGCGACTTCGAGGCGTTCATCTGCACCAGCATATCCAAAACGATTTTCCCCCGAGTTGGCatcaacaaaaacaacaagtGGAAGGTCATAATCAATCAAGAGGAAGACGGATACATTCAAGGGATTAGGACGGAAATTTGCCGAAA GGAAGGGGCCGCTTGTGACCTCATCGGCGACAGGGCGAACGGCTACATAACCAGCTGCAAGCAAAAATACATGTTGCGGAGGATGATGTCTTTATCTGAAAATGGGGATCCCGTCCCGGACACATTCCAGTTACCGTCAGCCTGCTGCTGCTCTTACAGGAAGGATCTAAGTTTTTTGTCCCGGTTTGGCGCCGACGATGTTTCCTTAAGGTCGAAAGggaaaggaaaataa